The proteins below are encoded in one region of Paenibacillus albus:
- a CDS encoding extracellular solute-binding protein has product MKSSNKRWLAGAMASSLLLTVLAGCGSSNSNENAGSNNSAKSDNTASTDQTNAASSNNTAADNKPAEKKLLKFWTSSPEIAKADAPGVKAIRDKFGVDVEFVPTGGEGFKEKVNLMISSGDIPDWMKEPSFTDYDKYLQQGIIAAIPQELIEQNMPKYVEWLKRFLGDDPFKYVRRDGKIYALPVIWDIGIDGLDLGFREDWMKKVGVTKTPETIDEMEDLLTKFRNDDPDGNGKKDTYGMTASGENIESMFSSVFGAFDSYPNIFREKDGKVVRGEIEPGAKQALEVLNRWYKKGIIDPEFVVNKGNNVEDKVLTDKVGAIEYYWWSFLPGTAFLGGEQWYDKLKAKHPDFNFAITGGVKGPDGKYGISQYNPAYASGVVFGKQLADDQDKMVKYMQVFEASQFEPDIYEKLNFGEKDQQWKLGDKGTVEYLGAFTDEKERQKLGLGSYSMSGSFNDYDFQTSYTSDASLRKLAQDTRAKGTRNIDILAPFNKPVYNETQDKLKQYTTQSFIDFITGRKSLNDFDSFVAEWKSMGGDKVMEEAQQVYDTNLKK; this is encoded by the coding sequence GTGAAAAGCAGCAACAAACGTTGGTTAGCAGGTGCTATGGCAAGCTCGCTTCTGCTTACGGTATTGGCGGGATGCGGAAGCTCGAATTCGAACGAAAATGCGGGATCGAACAATTCGGCAAAGTCGGATAACACGGCAAGCACGGATCAGACGAATGCAGCTTCTTCCAACAATACGGCAGCAGATAATAAACCGGCCGAGAAGAAACTGCTGAAGTTCTGGACGAGCAGCCCTGAAATCGCGAAGGCAGATGCGCCGGGCGTGAAAGCAATCCGCGATAAATTCGGAGTCGACGTTGAGTTCGTGCCAACTGGCGGCGAAGGCTTCAAAGAGAAAGTGAATCTGATGATCTCCTCCGGCGATATTCCGGACTGGATGAAGGAGCCATCATTTACGGATTATGATAAATATTTGCAGCAAGGCATTATTGCCGCAATTCCTCAGGAGCTGATCGAGCAGAATATGCCGAAGTATGTGGAGTGGCTGAAGCGCTTCCTGGGCGATGATCCGTTCAAATACGTAAGACGCGACGGCAAAATCTACGCGCTTCCGGTTATCTGGGATATCGGTATCGACGGCCTTGATCTCGGATTCCGCGAGGATTGGATGAAGAAGGTTGGCGTGACAAAGACGCCTGAAACGATTGACGAGATGGAAGACCTGCTGACGAAGTTCCGCAATGACGATCCGGACGGTAACGGCAAGAAGGATACATACGGCATGACGGCTTCCGGCGAGAACATCGAGAGCATGTTCAGCTCCGTGTTCGGCGCATTCGATTCATACCCGAACATCTTCCGCGAGAAAGACGGCAAGGTCGTTCGCGGCGAAATCGAGCCAGGCGCGAAGCAAGCGCTTGAAGTGCTGAACCGCTGGTATAAGAAGGGGATTATAGACCCTGAGTTCGTCGTCAACAAAGGCAACAACGTCGAAGATAAGGTGCTGACGGATAAAGTCGGCGCAATCGAGTACTACTGGTGGTCCTTCCTGCCGGGCACTGCGTTCCTTGGCGGCGAACAGTGGTATGACAAGCTGAAGGCGAAGCACCCGGACTTCAACTTTGCGATTACTGGCGGAGTGAAGGGTCCAGACGGCAAGTACGGCATCTCGCAGTACAATCCGGCGTATGCATCCGGCGTCGTATTCGGCAAGCAGCTCGCGGACGATCAAGACAAAATGGTCAAATACATGCAGGTGTTCGAGGCTTCCCAATTCGAGCCGGACATCTATGAGAAGCTGAACTTCGGCGAGAAAGATCAACAATGGAAGCTCGGCGACAAAGGCACAGTGGAATACCTGGGTGCTTTCACGGATGAGAAAGAGCGCCAGAAGCTTGGTCTTGGCAGCTACTCGATGAGCGGCTCGTTCAACGACTATGATTTCCAAACGTCCTATACCTCCGATGCAAGCCTGCGCAAGCTGGCGCAGGACACAAGAGCGAAGGGCACGCGCAACATCGACATTCTTGCTCCATTCAACAAGCCGGTCTATAACGAAACACAGGATAAGCTGAAGCAGTATACGACGCAGAGCTTCATCGACTTCATCACAGGACGCAAGTCTCTGAATGACTTCGACTCGTTCGTAGCAGAGTGGAAGAGCATGGGCGGCGACAAAGTAATGGAAGAAGCACAGCAAGTGTATGATACAAATTTGAAAAAATAA